In Clostridium sp., one DNA window encodes the following:
- a CDS encoding acyl CoA:acetate/3-ketoacid CoA transferase, giving the protein MGLKFLKSSEAAELVNDGDLIVTSGFVGSLQAEALTIALENRFKETGHPRDLTLVYSAAQGDGKGKGADHFAHEGLIKRVVGGHWNLSPALGKMAVENKIEAYNLPQGTISQLYRDIAGKRIGTITHVGLNTFVDPRISGGKLNDITKEDIVKLINIEGEEKLLYKSFPIDICFLRGSYADENGNISLEREVATIDVLSTAQACKNTGGIVVVQVEKVVASGILDPKLVKIPGIYVDVVVVAEPEYHEQFFGCKGFDPALTGEVKIPVGNIESPKLNARKIIARRAAMELKPDAVVNLGIGIPEVISLVANEEGIGGYMTMTVEAGPIGGVPEGGSAFGASINAEAIIDEAYQFDFYDGGGTDLAFLGLAQADKYGNINVSKFGPRIAGCGGFINITQNAKKVFFCGTFTAGGLKIETGDGKLKITQEGKVSKFLSEVEQITFSGEYARKTEQPVMYITERAVFELKSDGLYLTEVAPGVDIEKDILRLMEFKPKIDKVKTMDERIFYDKLMGLKK; this is encoded by the coding sequence ATGGGATTAAAATTTTTAAAATCTTCTGAAGCAGCTGAATTGGTTAATGATGGAGACTTGATCGTTACCAGTGGATTTGTAGGAAGCTTACAAGCTGAGGCACTTACGATAGCACTGGAAAACCGTTTTAAGGAGACAGGTCATCCAAGAGATTTGACTTTAGTGTATTCAGCTGCCCAGGGAGATGGTAAAGGCAAGGGTGCTGATCATTTTGCACATGAAGGGCTTATAAAAAGAGTTGTTGGTGGACACTGGAATCTGTCACCTGCATTGGGAAAAATGGCAGTTGAGAATAAAATAGAAGCCTATAATCTGCCTCAAGGTACAATATCTCAGCTGTATAGAGATATTGCGGGAAAGAGAATTGGAACTATAACTCATGTTGGTTTGAATACGTTTGTGGATCCAAGAATTTCAGGAGGAAAATTAAACGATATAACCAAGGAAGATATAGTAAAACTCATAAATATAGAAGGAGAAGAAAAGCTGCTTTATAAATCCTTCCCTATTGATATATGTTTTCTGAGAGGATCATATGCAGATGAGAATGGCAATATTTCGCTGGAAAGAGAAGTAGCTACCATAGATGTACTTTCAACAGCACAGGCCTGCAAAAATACAGGTGGAATTGTAGTAGTGCAGGTTGAAAAAGTAGTAGCATCAGGTATATTGGATCCTAAACTTGTAAAAATACCGGGTATATATGTTGATGTGGTTGTAGTCGCCGAACCTGAATATCATGAACAATTTTTCGGTTGTAAAGGATTTGATCCTGCGTTGACAGGTGAAGTAAAAATACCTGTTGGGAACATAGAAAGCCCTAAGCTAAATGCAAGAAAAATAATAGCAAGAAGGGCAGCTATGGAACTTAAGCCGGATGCAGTTGTAAATCTTGGTATAGGAATACCGGAGGTTATATCTCTTGTAGCCAATGAAGAAGGAATAGGCGGGTATATGACTATGACTGTAGAGGCAGGACCGATAGGAGGCGTTCCTGAAGGAGGATCGGCTTTTGGAGCAAGTATAAATGCAGAGGCGATTATAGATGAGGCTTACCAATTTGATTTCTATGATGGTGGCGGAACTGATCTCGCATTTTTAGGCCTGGCGCAGGCAGATAAATATGGAAATATAAATGTAAGTAAATTTGGACCACGTATAGCCGGCTGCGGAGGATTTATAAATATAACCCAAAATGCAAAAAAAGTATTTTTCTGCGGTACATTTACCGCAGGTGGATTGAAGATAGAAACAGGAGATGGAAAACTGAAGATAACTCAAGAAGGAAAGGTATCCAAGTTTTTAAGTGAAGTTGAGCAAATTACATTCAGTGGGGAATATGCAAGAAAGACAGAACAGCCTGTTATGTATATAACTGAAAGAGCTGTATTTGAATTGAAAAGTGACGGATTGTATCTTACCGAAGTGGCTCCGGGAGTGGATATTGAAAAGGATATACTTAGACTGATGGAATTCAAACCTAAGATAGACAAGGTAAAGACAATGGACGAAAGAATTTTTTATGATAAATTGATGGGATTAAAAAAATAA
- a CDS encoding short-chain-enoyl-CoA hydratase, whose protein sequence is MENVLFKEESGIAYVTINRPKALNALNSDTLTELGSVVDEISKKQDIKAVIITGAGEKSFVAGADIAQMSKLNSIEAANFSRLAQRVFSEIENLPQVVIAAVNGFALGGGCELAMACDVRFASRKAKFGQPEVNLGILPSFGGTQRLPRLVGKGIAKELIFSTDMIDAQEAYRIGLANKVFEPDELIQKSEEFAKKVMSKSPWGVRLAKASINNGLDVDLEAGLKYEANSFGLCFSTEDQKEGMNAFLEKRKANFKDR, encoded by the coding sequence ATGGAAAATGTTCTTTTTAAAGAGGAAAGCGGTATAGCTTATGTTACTATCAACAGACCTAAGGCACTCAATGCACTCAACAGTGATACACTGACAGAACTTGGCTCAGTTGTGGATGAAATATCCAAGAAACAGGATATTAAAGCAGTAATAATAACCGGAGCTGGAGAAAAGTCTTTTGTAGCAGGAGCAGATATAGCTCAGATGAGCAAGCTTAATTCCATAGAAGCAGCGAATTTTTCAAGACTGGCACAAAGAGTATTTTCGGAAATAGAAAATTTACCTCAAGTTGTCATAGCAGCTGTTAATGGATTTGCACTTGGAGGTGGCTGCGAACTTGCTATGGCTTGTGATGTAAGATTTGCTTCCAGGAAAGCTAAATTTGGACAGCCAGAAGTTAACCTCGGCATACTACCTAGTTTTGGAGGTACTCAGAGGTTGCCGAGACTGGTAGGAAAAGGTATAGCAAAAGAATTGATATTTTCCACTGACATGATAGATGCTCAGGAAGCATATCGTATAGGACTTGCAAATAAAGTTTTTGAGCCTGATGAATTGATACAGAAATCCGAGGAATTTGCAAAGAAAGTAATGAGCAAATCACCGTGGGGGGTTAGATTGGCCAAGGCTTCAATAAATAATGGCCTTGATGTAGATTTAGAGGCCGGACTTAAATACGAAGCAAATTCATTTGGATTGTGCTTCTCTACAGAAGATCAAAAAGAAGGTATGAATGCTTTCCTGGAAAAGAGAAAAGCCAACTTCAAAGACCGTTAA